A region of the bacterium HR11 genome:
CGGACCATGACGCTACCCTCCGTGGAAAGATGATGGTGGGATGGAGTGACGAGGGACAGGATTGGCACGACCGAGTCACGCCATCCCTTCCAAGAGTCCGGTGGGCCGTGCCCCCGCCCGGATGGCGGGAAAAGCCGACGGCGGGCGCACGCTTCCAGGTCCCAGGACTCTGCTCACTATTAGACATCCGGGCCGGACCAGGGGTTACAGCCGATTCGGGCGGCTCACCGATACGAATCCCCCAGCGTCCCGAGGGGCGCATTGGAAAGACGCCTGCATGACGACCCGCGCGTGAAGCATGCCGTACAGGCAGGTCGTTCTCGAAAACCGCTCATCGGGTCGGCATAGGAGACGCTGAGGTCAGGGGTTTAACTCCTGCGGGGCAGGCGGCGGACTTCCCGGGTGACGACCCAACGAAAGCCCTGGGCGAGCCGCTGGGGGACGTCCTCGGGGTCGGCGGCGATCCCGCAGACGACGCCGCGCGCCTGACAGACGGCCAGGACGTGGGCGATGGCCTCCTGGACGGCCGGATGCTTCGTCTGGCCCGGGACGCCGAGGGCGAAGGACAGGTCATACGGCCCGATCATGACGACGCCGACGCCGGGGACCCGGACGATGGCCTCCAGTTGGTCGAGGCCTTCCCGCGTCTCGACCATGACGACCAGCAGGAGCTCGCCGTCAGGATTCAAGGGCCACAGGTCGGCCCGGGCGACGTACTCCTCCTGGGTCAGGCCCCAATAGCGAGCGGCCATCGCCGGGCGGGCACCCCGGTAGCCCCGGGGCTCGGGATAGGGACTGTCCGACGCCGGAGGGTACCGGACGGCCCGGACGGCGGCCGCCGCGTCCTCGGCCGAATGGACGTGGGGGACGACGATCCCCAAAAAACCCAGGTCGAGGACTTGTTTGATGATCCAGTAATTCCGTTCATAGCCGTAGGCCGGAATCCGGGCGATGGGCGTGACCGGCGGGTCGCCGGCCCGGTCCCGACGCCGGTCGATGAAGAACTGGAGCCAGACCCGGAGCGATTCGATGTCAAAGGGGCCGTGCTCCATGTCGTAGAGGACGAAGTCGAGGTCGGCCGAGGCATAGAAGGCCGCCCCGTCCGGGCTTCGGTCCGTCGCCCAGACGCCGACGGCCGCCTGGCCGGCCCGGAGTCGCCGGATAGTCTGGTTCAAGTGAATGGGGTGCATCGTCGGACCCGGCTCTCGATATCCGAATTCCCCAGACAAGGGAAACGTCCGGAAGATGGTGCCGGTTCGAGATTACAGAGTCAAGCCCGAACATCATCGCCACGACTTTTGACAGCTTCGTGAGAACCCGTTAAATTGGGAGCAGAGCCTTCCGCAATGACCGGAGTCTCGTATGGCCTTTGTCAACTTCTCGACCCGGGAGATCCTGGTCAAGATCGTCTATTACGGGCCGGGACTGGGCGGAAAGACGACGTCGCTCCAGTATATTTACAATTCCCTGCCGGGGACCCATCGGGGCAAGATGATCTCCCTGGCGACGGACGAGGACCGGACGATCTACTTTGACTTTCTGCCCGTCTACCTCGGGAAGCTTCAGGGCTTCACGGTCCGACTCCAGCTGTATACCGTCCCGGGCCAGGTCCGGTACAATCAGACCCGCCGCCTCGTCCTGAAGGGCGTCGACGGGGTCGTCTTCGTGGCCGACCTTCAGCGGCATCGCAAGTTCTCTAACATCGAGAGCTATCAGAACCTGGAAGAAAACCTGGCTTACTACGGCCTTCAACTCGCCCAGCTTCCTCACGTCATCCAATACAACAAGATCGACCTGCCGAACATCATGCCCGTCGAGGAGCTGAACGAGACCCTCAACAAGTACCAGGCGCCGTACTTCCGGACCTGCGCCACGACGGGCGAGGGCATCCTGGATGCCCTGACGACGATCTCGAAGATGGTCTTTGAGGACCTGCGCAAGCGAGGCTTGCGGGACGTGTCGAAGCCGCCGGCCTCCGAGGCGACCGAACGGCCTGGAGAAAAGCGGCCGGCCGCCCCGGTCGAGGTCGTGGACGTCACGACGGCCGGCACCGAAGCCCTTGCCTCGACTCCCTCGCTGGCGGAGATCGCCCCCGAGGAAATCGAAGTTACCGACGACGAGCTGGCCGTCATCGAACCGGCGACGACGGCGACGTTCTCGTCCCCGGCGGGCCTACGTCCTTCGACACCCCCGGAGGAAGCCCTCGAGGCCGAGGACTTCAGCGCCCTGGAAGAATCCGAGGCCGAGGCCTTCCCGGTGGAATCGGGGGCTTTCGAGTCCGCCGAGTCCGAGTCGCCCCCGCCCTATCGGGGCGAAGAGACGGTCTTGATGCATGTCCCGCCCCGGGAAGACTTGGAAGCCCGGGTCGGGGAGCCGCCCAAGCGACGGCCGTCGGAAGTCCCGACGACTCGGATCCCGTCGCCGCGTGTGGACTGGTGGTGGGCCGCCGTCCCGGAGGAAGTCCTTCCCCTTTGGCAGGACATCCAGTACGCTTGGCAGGACCAGGACCCGACGGCTTTCCGGATCAGCTTTCAGTCTCTCTACGAGTCCCTCTCGCACCTGGTCGGGGCATCCCCCGAGACGCTCCTACCGGAAGCCGTCCGCATGTTCTGGCCGATGGCCCGCCATTACGTCGAGACCCAGTCGATCTGGACGGAGGACTACACCCGTTGGGGCTGGCTCCTCCTCTGGGGCTTGGGCTGGGTCTACTGGCTCCGTCGGATCGCCGGGGGCCGGTCCGCCGAGTGAGGGAGATGCCCCAGGCCCGTCGCCGGCCTATTTTTAGTACCGGGTGGGCCAGTGGCGGCCCCCAAGGGACCCGCCGTCGCTTTCCGGCAACCCGTCGGGCGAAGGGGCGGGCCCGATGTGCGCGTTCCAGCCGGGCACCCGCCGTCATGCGGGCGTCTGAAAACTCACATAACAGAGCCATTTGGGAGGCGAGAAGTGCGATGGGAAGCGGAAAGGGCACCTCCACGAAAGCACGATGTTTCAGGCATTCGGCAGATGGGCAGGTGGGCAGATAGGCAGATGGGCATTTGGCAGGTGGGCAGGTCGGCAGATAGGCAGGTGGGCATTCGGCCGGTCGGGCGACGGGCGTCGATCCCCGGAACACCGGCCGTCATGCCGGTGGCTTCCGGAGAGAGCCCGCCGTCCTGCGGGCGTCATCCCCATGCACCGCCCGTCCTGGCCGGGTCGATCCCCTCTGAACACCGCCCGTCATGGCGGTGGCATCCTTCACAAGCTTGAAACATCGCGATCGCCGGGCCACCGTTTTCCCGGATGGGAACCGCATTTCTCCCAACCGGACGGCTCTGATAATCGGGTATGCAGAAAGCCGGCTCACCGGCCTGTTTATC
Encoded here:
- the mglA_3 gene encoding Mutual gliding-motility protein MglA, translated to MAFVNFSTREILVKIVYYGPGLGGKTTSLQYIYNSLPGTHRGKMISLATDEDRTIYFDFLPVYLGKLQGFTVRLQLYTVPGQVRYNQTRRLVLKGVDGVVFVADLQRHRKFSNIESYQNLEENLAYYGLQLAQLPHVIQYNKIDLPNIMPVEELNETLNKYQAPYFRTCATTGEGILDALTTISKMVFEDLRKRGLRDVSKPPASEATERPGEKRPAAPVEVVDVTTAGTEALASTPSLAEIAPEEIEVTDDELAVIEPATTATFSSPAGLRPSTPPEEALEAEDFSALEESEAEAFPVESGAFESAESESPPPYRGEETVLMHVPPREDLEARVGEPPKRRPSEVPTTRIPSPRVDWWWAAVPEEVLPLWQDIQYAWQDQDPTAFRISFQSLYESLSHLVGASPETLLPEAVRMFWPMARHYVETQSIWTEDYTRWGWLLLWGLGWVYWLRRIAGGRSAE
- the rhmA gene encoding 2-keto-3-deoxy-L-rhamnonate aldolase produces the protein MHPIHLNQTIRRLRAGQAAVGVWATDRSPDGAAFYASADLDFVLYDMEHGPFDIESLRVWLQFFIDRRRDRAGDPPVTPIARIPAYGYERNYWIIKQVLDLGFLGIVVPHVHSAEDAAAAVRAVRYPPASDSPYPEPRGYRGARPAMAARYWGLTQEEYVARADLWPLNPDGELLLVVMVETREGLDQLEAIVRVPGVGVVMIGPYDLSFALGVPGQTKHPAVQEAIAHVLAVCQARGVVCGIAADPEDVPQRLAQGFRWVVTREVRRLPRRS